A genome region from Cardiocondyla obscurior isolate alpha-2009 linkage group LG14, Cobs3.1, whole genome shotgun sequence includes the following:
- the Brd8 gene encoding bromodomain-containing protein 8 isoform X1 — MASMQDRMKLKRANSNCDAWSTREQLCLASSVLKSGDQNWMSVSRSLKPFVEKEPVRPADWFSQKSCAIQYACLLETADTPKRKKRESGETTSECIVRKLTQERIAELNQLLNNQKEEYLRLKTDISHLKSGAISDEKLEKIWLDIQQDDRDSEQKTRTHLAWLAKRQQQQKQEMSSPSVSTSIANQNRKHAEGAAELTQESTTTELSVENEEEKKSNKGGRSPLLTSLLKSPSPTTQTAQSFPSTPVQVSSPTITSLLGSTPKMLNAQLTQNVSPQLQQLVSTAIASANVPPERPSVGAPTLSMLLEMPASTQRGPLPNLQTTSSTAIVSVAQQQPTTVTVAATTSEARNFQQTVQPQVQQAAVQNGAATTTTTISATTPATAAVPTNMSVSENVVQMIDHIDVIRKDIIGNVIDKDEINDIIDDIEELIKEEITGSPQTLDTSGATTTTTTTAVISGLASMPQQATEIAAVRPRPQPRDVDEAVSLSDSPQSEMAIEEIDSSTSNIAEIIGTVAIEPQEPKITVAKIPETSSNTSEIKSETNTCDKKTTSSEKLVSEVKINDEEINKTSSTEEKQSKVETKSVDHALNVETEEKNSKLSKETVNKTMEKVREEDEEEKETEVLKHPTFDDKESSKSAKQQKESSGDTEGKNNAKLNQLEIYLAKFTGNQQDVPSAEIVSVSSEVTNDLPSAEDTEKSQDISLILEDDESSQSTESKKKAVAENQIIENAVESTESSESFKEESSVVKEKIVMEIKEEPSVKLESANEKTLEIYVDEIKKEEVKDSSENITSSILQDVEVKQKKASNELIARNEDTVHVATTEEAKNIKNEPIETTTIDTKMSIKKNENTEVKTEELKVETTLEVTGSVHEKSALRSLLEEDKKETVEVKDEKEEKVDVKKNAENEQIIKKEPESTVGEEPGELDEEESSLSKLNSSKAMKTYSKKQNVAVDSEPENEGTGEGADYRAWKKAVMLVYNRLATHKYASVFLRPITEDQAPGYHSVIFRPMDLSTIKKNIDNGTIRSTTHFQRDVMLMFQNAIMYNKHDTFIFKMAVTMQEECLQHMQILVQATGEGTFRRETRTAASSSSEIIETTLKRKRSHITPSPHDTDSPRSKKRRKSEND; from the exons ATGGCATCGATGCAGGACA gaATGAAACTCAAACGCGCAAATTCAAACTGTGATGCATGGTCAACAAGAGAACAACTGTGTCTTGCATCAAGTGTGCTGAAATCTGGAGATCAAAATTGGATGAGTGTATCTAGATCATTGAAGCCCTTTGTTGAAAAAGAACCGGTGAGGCCTGCAGACTGGTTCTCACAAAAATCATGCGCTATACAATATGCATGTCTATTAGAAACTGCAGATAccccgaaaagaaaaaaacgggAAAGTGGTGAAACTACTAGCGAGTGCATAGTAAGAAAACTAACTCAGGAAAGAATAGCTGAGTTGAAtcaacttttaaataatcaaaagGAAGAATATTTGCGACTTAAAACAGATATAAGCCATCTCAAGTCTGGTGCAATAAGCGatgaaaaattggaaaaaatatGGCTAGACATACAGCAAGATGATCGTGATTCTGAGCAAAAAACACGAACTCACTTGGCATGGTTGGCAAAACGTCAACAACAGCAAAAGCAAGAGATGAGTTCGCCATCCGTCTCGACTTCGATTGCAAATCAAAATCGCAAACACGCGGAAGGCGCAGCAGAATTAACGCAGGAATCTACCACGACAGAATTGTCGGTGGAAAatgaagaggaaaagaaaagtaacaAGGGTGGCAGGTCTCCATTGTTGACAAGTTTACTGAAGTCCCCGAGTCCAACCACTCAGACTGCGCAATCTTTTCCATCTACTCCCGTTCAAGTAAGCTCGCCAACCATCACCAGTCTTCTTGGATCCACTCCTAAAATGCTGAATGCACAATTGACGCAAAACGTATCACCGCAATTGCAGCAATTGGTATCGACCGCGATAGCCAGCGCTAATGTGCCACCAGAACGTCCCTCTGTCGGCGCTCCTACGCTCTCTATGCTGCTGGAGATGCCGGCGAGCACGCAAAGAGGACCTCTACCAAATTTGCAAACGACATCTTCCACTGCAATTGTATCTGTTGCACAACAGCAACCAACAACTGTGACCGTGGCTGCCACCACATCCGAGGCGCGCAATTTCCAGCAAACCGTGCAACCTCAAGTTCAGCAAGCGGCTGTTCAAAACGgagcggcgacgacgacgacgacgatatcAGCTACAACTCCAGCGACTGCTGCTGTTCCAACAAATATGTCCGTATCAGAGAACGTGGTGCAAATGATAGATCACATAGACGTGATACGGAAAGATATAATAGGAAATGTAATAGATAAGGACGAGATAAATGACATAATCGACGACATCGAAGAGTTGATCAAGGAAGAGATCACTGGAAGCCCACAGACGCTAGACACAAGTGGTGCAACaacgacgacaacgacaacAGCGGTTATCAGCGGTCTTGCGAGTATGCCTCAACAAGCAACGGAAATAGCAGCAGTGCGACCAAGACCGCAACCGAGAGATGTGGACGAAGCCGTGTCATTATCCGATTCACCGCAAAGCGAAATGGCGATTGAGGAAATTGATTCTAGCACTTCTAATATCGCCGAAATTATTGGAACGGTTGCTATAGAGCCTCAGGAACCTAAAATTACTGTCGCGAAAATACCGGAAACCTCATCAAACACATCAGAAATCAAGTCCGAAACAAATACTTGTGATAAGAAAACTACTTCGTCAGAGAAACTCGTTTCGGAGGTGAAAATCAATGacgaagaaattaataagacTAGTTCGACGGAGGAGAAGCAATCGAAAGTCGAAACGAAATCTGTGGACCACGCGTTAAATGTAGAAaccgaagaaaaaaattctaaacttTCAAAAGAAACAGTAAATAAAACCATGGAGAAGGTGagagaagaagacgaagaagaaaaagaaacagaagTTCTAAAACACCCTACGTTTGACGATAAAGAATCATCTAAAAGCGCTAAACAGCAAAAGGAATCTTCGGGCGACACTGAAGGTAAAAATAAtgcgaaattaaatcaattggaaatttatttagcaaaATTTACAGGGAATCAGCAGGACGTGCCGTCTGCGGAGATTGTCAGCGTCTCATCGGAGGTGACGAACGATCTACCCAGTGCCGAAGACACGGAAAAGTCGCAGGATATCAGCTTGATCCTGGAGGATGACGAGAGCAGCCAAAGTACGGAAAGTAAGAAGAAAGCAGTGGCGGAGAACCAGATCATCGAAAACGCAGTCGAAAGCACCGAGTCTTCGGAATCGTTTAAAGAAGAATCCAGTgtggtaaaagaaaaaattgttatggaaataaaagaagagcCTTCGGTAAAATTAGAAAGCGCAAATGAGAAAACGTTGGAAATATATGTAgacgagattaaaaaagagGAAGTTAAGGACTCATcggaaaatattacaagtTCCATCTTGCAGGACGTCGAGGTCAAACAGAAAAAAGCCAGTAACGAGCTGATCGCTAGAAATGAGGATACTGTACACGTAGCAACCACAGAAGaggcaaaaaatattaaaaacgagCCAATCGAGACCACGACAATTGATACAAAAatgagtattaaaaaaaacgagaataCGGAAGTTAAAACCGAAGAATTAAAAGTTGAAACGACACTGGAAGTTACTGGTTCGGTTCACGAGAAGAGTGCACTCCGTAGTCTGTTAGAGGAAGACAAAAAAGAGACAGTGGAGGTAAAAGatgagaaagaggagaaagtAGATGTAAAGAAAAACGCGGAAAACGAACAGATCATAAAAAAAGAGCCAGAATCCACGGTCGGGGAAGAGCCCGGAGAGCTGGATGAGGAGGAGTCCTCATTGAGCAAATTAAATAGCAGTAAAGCGATGAAAACGTATTCCAAAAAGCAGAATGTCGCTGTAGATAGCGAGCCAGAGAATGAGGGCACAGGAGAAGGCGCAGATTACCGTGCTTGGAAAAAAGCGGTCATGCTCGTTTACAATCGTTTAGCGACACACAAGTACGCATCAGTGTTCCTCAGACCGATCACTGAGGATCAGGCACCTGGATATCATTCAGTGATCTTTCGACCGATGGACCTGTCGACCATTAAAAAGAACATTGACAACGGTACAATTAGATCGACCACACATTTTCAGAGAGACGTCATGCTAATGTTCCAAAATGCGATTATGTATAACAAACATGATACGTTTATCTTTAAAATGGCAGTCACGATGCAAGAGGAATGCTTACAACATATGCAA ATATTGGTACAAGCAACGGGAGAAGGAACGTTTCGGAGAGAGACTAGGACCGCTGCAAGCAGTAGTAGCGAGATAATAGAGACTACTCTTAAGCGAAAACGAAGTCACATCACTCCGAGTCCACATGATACCGATAGTCCACGTTCGAAAAAACGCAGAAAATCTGAAAACGATTAA
- the Brd8 gene encoding bromodomain-containing protein 8 isoform X2: MASMQDRMKLKRANSNCDAWSTREQLCLASSVLKSGDQNWMSVSRSLKPFVEKEPVRPADWFSQKSCAIQYACLLETADTPKRKKRESGETTSECIVRKLTQERIAELNQLLNNQKEEYLRLKTDISHLKSGAISDEKLEKIWLDIQQDDRDSEQKTRTHLAWLAKRQQQQKQEMSSPSVSTSIANQNRKHAEGAAELTQESTTTELSVENEEEKKSNKGGRSPLLTSLLKSPSPTTQTAQSFPSTPVQVSSPTITSLLGSTPKMLNAQLTQNVSPQLQQLVSTAIASANVPPERPSVGAPTLSMLLEMPASTQRGPLPNLQTTSSTAIVSVAQQQPTTVTVAATTSEARNFQQTVQPQVQQAAVQNGAATTTTTISATTPATAAVPTNMSVSENVVQMIDHIDVIRKDIIGNVIDKDEINDIIDDIEELIKEEITGSPQTLDTSGATTTTTTTAVISGLASMPQQATEIAAVRPRPQPRDVDEAVSLSDSPQSEMAIEEIDSSTSNIAEIIGTVAIEPQEPKITVAKIPETSSNTSEIKSETNTCDKKTTSSEKLVSEVKINDEEINKTSSTEEKQSKVETKSVDHALNVETEEKNSKLSKETVNKTMEKVREEDEEEKETEVLKHPTFDDKESSKSAKQQKESSGDTEAKFTGNQQDVPSAEIVSVSSEVTNDLPSAEDTEKSQDISLILEDDESSQSTESKKKAVAENQIIENAVESTESSESFKEESSVVKEKIVMEIKEEPSVKLESANEKTLEIYVDEIKKEEVKDSSENITSSILQDVEVKQKKASNELIARNEDTVHVATTEEAKNIKNEPIETTTIDTKMSIKKNENTEVKTEELKVETTLEVTGSVHEKSALRSLLEEDKKETVEVKDEKEEKVDVKKNAENEQIIKKEPESTVGEEPGELDEEESSLSKLNSSKAMKTYSKKQNVAVDSEPENEGTGEGADYRAWKKAVMLVYNRLATHKYASVFLRPITEDQAPGYHSVIFRPMDLSTIKKNIDNGTIRSTTHFQRDVMLMFQNAIMYNKHDTFIFKMAVTMQEECLQHMQILVQATGEGTFRRETRTAASSSSEIIETTLKRKRSHITPSPHDTDSPRSKKRRKSEND; the protein is encoded by the exons ATGGCATCGATGCAGGACA gaATGAAACTCAAACGCGCAAATTCAAACTGTGATGCATGGTCAACAAGAGAACAACTGTGTCTTGCATCAAGTGTGCTGAAATCTGGAGATCAAAATTGGATGAGTGTATCTAGATCATTGAAGCCCTTTGTTGAAAAAGAACCGGTGAGGCCTGCAGACTGGTTCTCACAAAAATCATGCGCTATACAATATGCATGTCTATTAGAAACTGCAGATAccccgaaaagaaaaaaacgggAAAGTGGTGAAACTACTAGCGAGTGCATAGTAAGAAAACTAACTCAGGAAAGAATAGCTGAGTTGAAtcaacttttaaataatcaaaagGAAGAATATTTGCGACTTAAAACAGATATAAGCCATCTCAAGTCTGGTGCAATAAGCGatgaaaaattggaaaaaatatGGCTAGACATACAGCAAGATGATCGTGATTCTGAGCAAAAAACACGAACTCACTTGGCATGGTTGGCAAAACGTCAACAACAGCAAAAGCAAGAGATGAGTTCGCCATCCGTCTCGACTTCGATTGCAAATCAAAATCGCAAACACGCGGAAGGCGCAGCAGAATTAACGCAGGAATCTACCACGACAGAATTGTCGGTGGAAAatgaagaggaaaagaaaagtaacaAGGGTGGCAGGTCTCCATTGTTGACAAGTTTACTGAAGTCCCCGAGTCCAACCACTCAGACTGCGCAATCTTTTCCATCTACTCCCGTTCAAGTAAGCTCGCCAACCATCACCAGTCTTCTTGGATCCACTCCTAAAATGCTGAATGCACAATTGACGCAAAACGTATCACCGCAATTGCAGCAATTGGTATCGACCGCGATAGCCAGCGCTAATGTGCCACCAGAACGTCCCTCTGTCGGCGCTCCTACGCTCTCTATGCTGCTGGAGATGCCGGCGAGCACGCAAAGAGGACCTCTACCAAATTTGCAAACGACATCTTCCACTGCAATTGTATCTGTTGCACAACAGCAACCAACAACTGTGACCGTGGCTGCCACCACATCCGAGGCGCGCAATTTCCAGCAAACCGTGCAACCTCAAGTTCAGCAAGCGGCTGTTCAAAACGgagcggcgacgacgacgacgacgatatcAGCTACAACTCCAGCGACTGCTGCTGTTCCAACAAATATGTCCGTATCAGAGAACGTGGTGCAAATGATAGATCACATAGACGTGATACGGAAAGATATAATAGGAAATGTAATAGATAAGGACGAGATAAATGACATAATCGACGACATCGAAGAGTTGATCAAGGAAGAGATCACTGGAAGCCCACAGACGCTAGACACAAGTGGTGCAACaacgacgacaacgacaacAGCGGTTATCAGCGGTCTTGCGAGTATGCCTCAACAAGCAACGGAAATAGCAGCAGTGCGACCAAGACCGCAACCGAGAGATGTGGACGAAGCCGTGTCATTATCCGATTCACCGCAAAGCGAAATGGCGATTGAGGAAATTGATTCTAGCACTTCTAATATCGCCGAAATTATTGGAACGGTTGCTATAGAGCCTCAGGAACCTAAAATTACTGTCGCGAAAATACCGGAAACCTCATCAAACACATCAGAAATCAAGTCCGAAACAAATACTTGTGATAAGAAAACTACTTCGTCAGAGAAACTCGTTTCGGAGGTGAAAATCAATGacgaagaaattaataagacTAGTTCGACGGAGGAGAAGCAATCGAAAGTCGAAACGAAATCTGTGGACCACGCGTTAAATGTAGAAaccgaagaaaaaaattctaaacttTCAAAAGAAACAGTAAATAAAACCATGGAGAAGGTGagagaagaagacgaagaagaaaaagaaacagaagTTCTAAAACACCCTACGTTTGACGATAAAGAATCATCTAAAAGCGCTAAACAGCAAAAGGAATCTTCGGGCGACACTGAAG caaaATTTACAGGGAATCAGCAGGACGTGCCGTCTGCGGAGATTGTCAGCGTCTCATCGGAGGTGACGAACGATCTACCCAGTGCCGAAGACACGGAAAAGTCGCAGGATATCAGCTTGATCCTGGAGGATGACGAGAGCAGCCAAAGTACGGAAAGTAAGAAGAAAGCAGTGGCGGAGAACCAGATCATCGAAAACGCAGTCGAAAGCACCGAGTCTTCGGAATCGTTTAAAGAAGAATCCAGTgtggtaaaagaaaaaattgttatggaaataaaagaagagcCTTCGGTAAAATTAGAAAGCGCAAATGAGAAAACGTTGGAAATATATGTAgacgagattaaaaaagagGAAGTTAAGGACTCATcggaaaatattacaagtTCCATCTTGCAGGACGTCGAGGTCAAACAGAAAAAAGCCAGTAACGAGCTGATCGCTAGAAATGAGGATACTGTACACGTAGCAACCACAGAAGaggcaaaaaatattaaaaacgagCCAATCGAGACCACGACAATTGATACAAAAatgagtattaaaaaaaacgagaataCGGAAGTTAAAACCGAAGAATTAAAAGTTGAAACGACACTGGAAGTTACTGGTTCGGTTCACGAGAAGAGTGCACTCCGTAGTCTGTTAGAGGAAGACAAAAAAGAGACAGTGGAGGTAAAAGatgagaaagaggagaaagtAGATGTAAAGAAAAACGCGGAAAACGAACAGATCATAAAAAAAGAGCCAGAATCCACGGTCGGGGAAGAGCCCGGAGAGCTGGATGAGGAGGAGTCCTCATTGAGCAAATTAAATAGCAGTAAAGCGATGAAAACGTATTCCAAAAAGCAGAATGTCGCTGTAGATAGCGAGCCAGAGAATGAGGGCACAGGAGAAGGCGCAGATTACCGTGCTTGGAAAAAAGCGGTCATGCTCGTTTACAATCGTTTAGCGACACACAAGTACGCATCAGTGTTCCTCAGACCGATCACTGAGGATCAGGCACCTGGATATCATTCAGTGATCTTTCGACCGATGGACCTGTCGACCATTAAAAAGAACATTGACAACGGTACAATTAGATCGACCACACATTTTCAGAGAGACGTCATGCTAATGTTCCAAAATGCGATTATGTATAACAAACATGATACGTTTATCTTTAAAATGGCAGTCACGATGCAAGAGGAATGCTTACAACATATGCAA ATATTGGTACAAGCAACGGGAGAAGGAACGTTTCGGAGAGAGACTAGGACCGCTGCAAGCAGTAGTAGCGAGATAATAGAGACTACTCTTAAGCGAAAACGAAGTCACATCACTCCGAGTCCACATGATACCGATAGTCCACGTTCGAAAAAACGCAGAAAATCTGAAAACGATTAA
- the Brd8 gene encoding bromodomain-containing protein 8 isoform X4, whose protein sequence is MASMQDRMKLKRANSNCDAWSTREQLCLASSVLKSGDQNWMSVSRSLKPFVEKEPVRPADWFSQKSCAIQYACLLETADTPKRKKRESGETTSECIVRKLTQERIAELNQLLNNQKEEYLRLKTDISHLKSGAISDEKLEKIWLDIQQDDRDSEQKTRTHLAWLAKRQQQQKQEMSSPSVSTSIANQNRKHAEGAAELTQESTTTELSVENEEEKKSNKGGRSPLLTSLLKSPSPTTQTAQSFPSTPVQVSSPTITSLLGSTPKMLNAQLTQNVSPQLQQLVSTAIASANVPPERPSVGAPTLSMLLEMPASTQRGPLPNLQTTSSTAIVSVAQQQPTTVTVAATTSEARNFQQTVQPQVQQAAVQNGAATTTTTISATTPATAAVPTNMSVSENVVQMIDHIDVIRKDIIGNVIDKDEINDIIDDIEELIKEEITGSPQTLDTSGATTTTTTTAVISGLASMPQQATEIAAVRPRPQPRDVDEAVSLSDSPQSEMAIEEIDSSTSNIAEIIGTVAIEPQEPKITVAKIPETSSNTSEIKSETNTCDKKTTSSEKLVSEVKINDEEINKTSSTEEKQSKVETKSVDHALNVETEEKNSKLSKETVNKTMEKVREEDEEEKETEVLKHPTFDDKESSKSAKQQKESSGDTEAKFTGNQQDVPSAEIVSVSSEVTNDLPSAEDTEKSQDISLILEDDESSQSTESKKKAVAENQIIENAVESTESSESFKEESSVDVEVKQKKASNELIARNEDTVHVATTEEAKNIKNEPIETTTIDTKMSIKKNENTEVKTEELKVETTLEVTGSVHEKSALRSLLEEDKKETVEVKDEKEEKVDVKKNAENEQIIKKEPESTVGEEPGELDEEESSLSKLNSSKAMKTYSKKQNVAVDSEPENEGTGEGADYRAWKKAVMLVYNRLATHKYASVFLRPITEDQAPGYHSVIFRPMDLSTIKKNIDNGTIRSTTHFQRDVMLMFQNAIMYNKHDTFIFKMAVTMQEECLQHMQILVQATGEGTFRRETRTAASSSSEIIETTLKRKRSHITPSPHDTDSPRSKKRRKSEND, encoded by the exons ATGGCATCGATGCAGGACA gaATGAAACTCAAACGCGCAAATTCAAACTGTGATGCATGGTCAACAAGAGAACAACTGTGTCTTGCATCAAGTGTGCTGAAATCTGGAGATCAAAATTGGATGAGTGTATCTAGATCATTGAAGCCCTTTGTTGAAAAAGAACCGGTGAGGCCTGCAGACTGGTTCTCACAAAAATCATGCGCTATACAATATGCATGTCTATTAGAAACTGCAGATAccccgaaaagaaaaaaacgggAAAGTGGTGAAACTACTAGCGAGTGCATAGTAAGAAAACTAACTCAGGAAAGAATAGCTGAGTTGAAtcaacttttaaataatcaaaagGAAGAATATTTGCGACTTAAAACAGATATAAGCCATCTCAAGTCTGGTGCAATAAGCGatgaaaaattggaaaaaatatGGCTAGACATACAGCAAGATGATCGTGATTCTGAGCAAAAAACACGAACTCACTTGGCATGGTTGGCAAAACGTCAACAACAGCAAAAGCAAGAGATGAGTTCGCCATCCGTCTCGACTTCGATTGCAAATCAAAATCGCAAACACGCGGAAGGCGCAGCAGAATTAACGCAGGAATCTACCACGACAGAATTGTCGGTGGAAAatgaagaggaaaagaaaagtaacaAGGGTGGCAGGTCTCCATTGTTGACAAGTTTACTGAAGTCCCCGAGTCCAACCACTCAGACTGCGCAATCTTTTCCATCTACTCCCGTTCAAGTAAGCTCGCCAACCATCACCAGTCTTCTTGGATCCACTCCTAAAATGCTGAATGCACAATTGACGCAAAACGTATCACCGCAATTGCAGCAATTGGTATCGACCGCGATAGCCAGCGCTAATGTGCCACCAGAACGTCCCTCTGTCGGCGCTCCTACGCTCTCTATGCTGCTGGAGATGCCGGCGAGCACGCAAAGAGGACCTCTACCAAATTTGCAAACGACATCTTCCACTGCAATTGTATCTGTTGCACAACAGCAACCAACAACTGTGACCGTGGCTGCCACCACATCCGAGGCGCGCAATTTCCAGCAAACCGTGCAACCTCAAGTTCAGCAAGCGGCTGTTCAAAACGgagcggcgacgacgacgacgacgatatcAGCTACAACTCCAGCGACTGCTGCTGTTCCAACAAATATGTCCGTATCAGAGAACGTGGTGCAAATGATAGATCACATAGACGTGATACGGAAAGATATAATAGGAAATGTAATAGATAAGGACGAGATAAATGACATAATCGACGACATCGAAGAGTTGATCAAGGAAGAGATCACTGGAAGCCCACAGACGCTAGACACAAGTGGTGCAACaacgacgacaacgacaacAGCGGTTATCAGCGGTCTTGCGAGTATGCCTCAACAAGCAACGGAAATAGCAGCAGTGCGACCAAGACCGCAACCGAGAGATGTGGACGAAGCCGTGTCATTATCCGATTCACCGCAAAGCGAAATGGCGATTGAGGAAATTGATTCTAGCACTTCTAATATCGCCGAAATTATTGGAACGGTTGCTATAGAGCCTCAGGAACCTAAAATTACTGTCGCGAAAATACCGGAAACCTCATCAAACACATCAGAAATCAAGTCCGAAACAAATACTTGTGATAAGAAAACTACTTCGTCAGAGAAACTCGTTTCGGAGGTGAAAATCAATGacgaagaaattaataagacTAGTTCGACGGAGGAGAAGCAATCGAAAGTCGAAACGAAATCTGTGGACCACGCGTTAAATGTAGAAaccgaagaaaaaaattctaaacttTCAAAAGAAACAGTAAATAAAACCATGGAGAAGGTGagagaagaagacgaagaagaaaaagaaacagaagTTCTAAAACACCCTACGTTTGACGATAAAGAATCATCTAAAAGCGCTAAACAGCAAAAGGAATCTTCGGGCGACACTGAAG caaaATTTACAGGGAATCAGCAGGACGTGCCGTCTGCGGAGATTGTCAGCGTCTCATCGGAGGTGACGAACGATCTACCCAGTGCCGAAGACACGGAAAAGTCGCAGGATATCAGCTTGATCCTGGAGGATGACGAGAGCAGCCAAAGTACGGAAAGTAAGAAGAAAGCAGTGGCGGAGAACCAGATCATCGAAAACGCAGTCGAAAGCACCGAGTCTTCGGAATCGTTTAAAGAAGAATCCAGTgtg GACGTCGAGGTCAAACAGAAAAAAGCCAGTAACGAGCTGATCGCTAGAAATGAGGATACTGTACACGTAGCAACCACAGAAGaggcaaaaaatattaaaaacgagCCAATCGAGACCACGACAATTGATACAAAAatgagtattaaaaaaaacgagaataCGGAAGTTAAAACCGAAGAATTAAAAGTTGAAACGACACTGGAAGTTACTGGTTCGGTTCACGAGAAGAGTGCACTCCGTAGTCTGTTAGAGGAAGACAAAAAAGAGACAGTGGAGGTAAAAGatgagaaagaggagaaagtAGATGTAAAGAAAAACGCGGAAAACGAACAGATCATAAAAAAAGAGCCAGAATCCACGGTCGGGGAAGAGCCCGGAGAGCTGGATGAGGAGGAGTCCTCATTGAGCAAATTAAATAGCAGTAAAGCGATGAAAACGTATTCCAAAAAGCAGAATGTCGCTGTAGATAGCGAGCCAGAGAATGAGGGCACAGGAGAAGGCGCAGATTACCGTGCTTGGAAAAAAGCGGTCATGCTCGTTTACAATCGTTTAGCGACACACAAGTACGCATCAGTGTTCCTCAGACCGATCACTGAGGATCAGGCACCTGGATATCATTCAGTGATCTTTCGACCGATGGACCTGTCGACCATTAAAAAGAACATTGACAACGGTACAATTAGATCGACCACACATTTTCAGAGAGACGTCATGCTAATGTTCCAAAATGCGATTATGTATAACAAACATGATACGTTTATCTTTAAAATGGCAGTCACGATGCAAGAGGAATGCTTACAACATATGCAA ATATTGGTACAAGCAACGGGAGAAGGAACGTTTCGGAGAGAGACTAGGACCGCTGCAAGCAGTAGTAGCGAGATAATAGAGACTACTCTTAAGCGAAAACGAAGTCACATCACTCCGAGTCCACATGATACCGATAGTCCACGTTCGAAAAAACGCAGAAAATCTGAAAACGATTAA